From Bdellovibrionales bacterium, the proteins below share one genomic window:
- a CDS encoding FkbM family methyltransferase — protein sequence MPKNTIMNEGAGKVICKPFPSYTQEQVKALYTHAQAIFAALKDAPCCQFEEPLSHTATSITYRYFDSLPPSLSDLLRSRACTEGGMRRVGKVLAALHAQTSPDGHNNLLHGDFVPHNVFCSVDKLFIIDAHPPEQLPYRDDLLSGDRRRDVISLLFGIFSNVGLKAVILHGRYYCAMARSFVAGYQAVRPCEGSLKGALLHYIADVYKMRHTSLGSLRAALHGLWCGAMVLFAVKKAGTMRRCKKAIERFIRWLGRFVIGSLSPHRNYVLITPPAFARQVVFSKRALRFRAYKVRSLADYNTLVQMFYIEDYCLVLDREKEIITLYQAMVEKGQIPLIIDCGANIGLSADYFAQMFPKARIVAIEPDQNNIELAAKNCRSPYVHFIHAGIASEKGSANLIDPQYGEWGYRTEMAEGGATKMLSVPSLLDENKDATPLIIKIDIEGFESELFSKDTQWIDQFDLLIIELHDWMLPKEANSQSFLKTIAPLDRDFVYRNENVFSLANHSRQLSEPNR from the coding sequence ATGCCAAAAAACACAATAATGAATGAGGGAGCAGGAAAGGTCATTTGCAAGCCCTTTCCCTCCTACACACAAGAGCAAGTCAAGGCTCTGTATACCCATGCGCAGGCCATATTCGCCGCACTGAAGGATGCCCCTTGCTGCCAATTTGAGGAGCCGCTGTCCCATACCGCGACAAGCATTACCTACCGCTATTTTGATTCTCTGCCGCCCTCTCTCTCCGACCTGTTGCGATCCCGCGCCTGTACCGAGGGCGGCATGCGCCGTGTCGGCAAGGTCTTGGCCGCCCTTCATGCGCAAACGTCACCTGATGGTCACAATAATTTGTTGCATGGCGATTTTGTTCCTCACAATGTTTTCTGCTCAGTGGATAAGTTGTTTATTATCGATGCCCATCCACCGGAGCAACTGCCCTATCGCGACGATCTTTTGAGTGGAGACAGGCGTCGCGATGTCATTTCTCTTTTATTCGGTATTTTCTCTAACGTTGGTCTCAAAGCCGTTATCCTTCATGGGCGTTACTATTGCGCGATGGCGCGGAGCTTTGTCGCAGGCTATCAGGCCGTGCGGCCTTGTGAGGGCTCCTTGAAGGGTGCTCTTTTACACTATATTGCCGACGTTTATAAGATGCGGCACACCAGTCTTGGAAGTCTCCGCGCAGCACTTCACGGACTATGGTGCGGCGCCATGGTTCTATTCGCTGTGAAAAAGGCTGGAACAATGCGCCGCTGCAAAAAAGCGATAGAGCGTTTTATCCGGTGGCTTGGTAGGTTTGTCATAGGATCCCTCTCCCCTCATCGGAATTATGTCCTTATCACGCCGCCTGCGTTTGCGCGGCAGGTTGTGTTCTCAAAACGCGCCTTGCGCTTTAGGGCCTATAAGGTCAGGTCTTTGGCGGATTACAATACGCTTGTGCAAATGTTTTACATTGAGGATTATTGCCTCGTTCTGGATCGCGAAAAAGAAATCATCACCCTCTATCAAGCCATGGTAGAAAAGGGCCAAATCCCCCTCATTATCGATTGTGGTGCCAACATAGGTTTATCTGCCGATTATTTTGCTCAAATGTTTCCCAAGGCTCGCATCGTCGCCATCGAGCCAGATCAAAACAATATCGAGCTTGCCGCCAAGAATTGCCGCTCGCCCTACGTTCATTTTATTCATGCGGGCATCGCCTCGGAAAAAGGAAGCGCCAACCTTATTGACCCACAGTACGGCGAGTGGGGCTATCGCACCGAGATGGCCGAGGGAGGGGCAACCAAGATGCTCTCCGTCCCCAGCCTGTTGGACGAAAACAAGGACGCAACGCCCCTTATCATCAAGATTGATATCGAAGGCTTTGAAAGTGAACTTTTTTCAAAAGATACGCAATGGATCGACCAATTTGATCTTTTGATCATTGAGCTACATGACTGGATGTTGCCCAAAGAGGCCAACTCTCAAAGCTTCCTAAAAACCATTGCGCCACTTGATCGGGACTTTGTTTACAGGAATGAAAACGTCTTTAGCCTAGCGAACCATTCACGCCAACTTAGCGAGCCAAACAGATAA
- a CDS encoding DciA family protein → MRLPQTIASTINSIARTAMGKDWALYATLLNHWGEIVGEEYAKVTTPVKIVFPHGKKEGDKWASGNRTGGILTIALPHGLAMEFSFLTETMLARINGFFGYPAIEKIALQGRYDTALPAAALPAEIPALSSSQQAALRDKTKDIEDPELKSVLLDLGQSIETRNRAE, encoded by the coding sequence ATGCGCTTACCCCAAACCATCGCCTCAACCATCAACTCAATCGCCCGTACGGCGATGGGCAAAGACTGGGCGCTTTACGCCACCCTTTTGAATCACTGGGGAGAGATCGTCGGGGAAGAATACGCCAAAGTGACAACGCCCGTCAAAATTGTCTTTCCCCATGGAAAAAAAGAGGGGGACAAATGGGCGAGTGGGAACAGAACAGGCGGCATCCTGACCATCGCCCTCCCCCACGGCCTTGCCATGGAGTTCTCCTTCCTTACCGAAACCATGCTGGCACGCATCAACGGATTCTTTGGCTATCCGGCGATTGAGAAAATTGCATTACAAGGGCGCTACGATACCGCTTTGCCCGCCGCCGCCCTTCCTGCCGAGATTCCTGCGCTCTCGTCCAGCCAGCAGGCGGCGCTACGCGATAAAACAAAAGATATTGAAGACCCCGAACTCAAGTCTGTCCTTCTTGATCTAGGCCAATCCATAGAAACCAGAAATAGAGCGGAATAA
- the mutY gene encoding A/G-specific adenine glycosylase, with product MAEKMDQDNPVKAGKKPSAAKLLAWYDKNRRVLPWRALAGEEANPYHVWLSEIMLQQTTVVTVAPYFNKFIKRWPSVQSLARAHLDSVLQMWAGLGYYRRARTLHETARALARDYDGVFPHDEEGLKALAGVGDYTAAAIRAIAFGQKANVVDGNVERVMARFFAVDEPLPHAKKTLKALAAGCLPRGRFGDYAQGLMDLGAMICTPRSPRCDLCPWASGCLARQKGCAEQLPKRAKSVKKPQKKAFAFVLFDKKGRVFLQKRPEKGLLACMMGVPTTPLQASKPLSWKEALAYAPVLEEWKPLKRGVHHTFTHFELELSVVVATTACSVPEGVWVDPERLSAQALPSVMQKVLKVALQS from the coding sequence TTGGCTGAAAAAATGGATCAAGACAATCCTGTAAAAGCAGGCAAGAAGCCTTCAGCGGCTAAGCTTTTGGCGTGGTATGACAAAAATCGTCGTGTCTTGCCATGGCGGGCCTTGGCGGGGGAGGAGGCTAATCCCTACCACGTTTGGTTGTCAGAGATTATGTTGCAGCAGACAACCGTTGTGACCGTTGCTCCCTATTTTAACAAATTTATCAAGCGTTGGCCAAGTGTGCAGTCTTTGGCAAGGGCTCATTTGGACAGTGTTTTGCAAATGTGGGCGGGCCTTGGTTATTACCGCCGCGCCCGTACGTTGCATGAAACCGCGCGAGCCCTTGCTCGTGATTATGATGGTGTTTTTCCGCATGATGAGGAAGGCCTAAAGGCGTTGGCTGGTGTTGGCGATTATACCGCTGCCGCGATCCGCGCTATTGCCTTTGGGCAAAAAGCCAATGTTGTGGACGGCAATGTCGAGCGGGTGATGGCGCGGTTCTTTGCTGTCGATGAGCCATTGCCTCATGCCAAAAAGACCCTTAAGGCGTTAGCGGCCGGTTGTTTACCGCGAGGGCGTTTTGGCGATTATGCACAAGGTCTGATGGATTTGGGCGCTATGATATGCACACCGCGCTCGCCGCGTTGCGATCTTTGTCCGTGGGCGAGTGGTTGTCTGGCAAGGCAAAAGGGCTGCGCCGAACAGCTTCCCAAGCGTGCAAAAAGTGTCAAAAAACCGCAAAAAAAGGCTTTTGCCTTCGTTCTTTTTGACAAGAAAGGCCGCGTTTTTCTGCAAAAAAGACCAGAAAAGGGGCTTTTAGCGTGCATGATGGGCGTGCCGACGACGCCACTTCAGGCAAGCAAGCCCCTTTCATGGAAAGAGGCGCTGGCTTATGCTCCTGTTCTAGAGGAATGGAAGCCTTTAAAAAGAGGCGTTCACCATACCTTTACACATTTTGAGCTTGAATTGTCTGTTGTTGTAGCCACAACGGCTTGTTCTGTTCCTGAAGGTGTTTGGGTTGATCCAGAAAGGTTGTCTGCGCAGGCCTTGCCTAGTGTCATGCAGAAGGTTCTAAAAGTTGCACTTCAGTCTTAA
- a CDS encoding DUF4852 domain-containing protein → MKRVSFLLIVMMFLPLSHKVMAQEFAKPSFDNIVKTLIRAGAVDIYQDDVIDLYARVMHCPWYVESYHDDFSWEKKRQEMREEIRQNISTYPISYAYETAVKLGRYNFEERLYPFIGEDNKEINVNAFSMIVQDKSFCAGPKNFWLPSIYRLLLNKPVKMAGLYLSEEDGRALLQRMDAAGNPTHVLFLRVNVRVVFVAFLARPSDFSKSRAVLTRKNDLAGNAVVLQNIKSGSVQLDSRLESIEYFEDEAHTKPIYTYRPTTFSAY, encoded by the coding sequence ATGAAACGGGTTAGCTTTTTATTGATCGTTATGATGTTCCTGCCCCTTTCACACAAGGTTATGGCACAGGAGTTTGCCAAGCCCAGTTTTGATAACATTGTCAAAACCCTTATTCGAGCGGGTGCCGTTGATATTTATCAGGATGATGTTATCGATCTTTATGCTCGCGTCATGCATTGTCCTTGGTATGTTGAATCCTATCATGACGATTTTTCTTGGGAGAAGAAGCGGCAAGAAATGCGCGAAGAGATTCGTCAAAACATATCGACCTACCCGATTAGTTATGCCTATGAAACAGCGGTCAAGCTGGGACGGTATAATTTTGAAGAGCGTCTTTATCCTTTTATAGGTGAGGATAATAAGGAAATTAACGTCAATGCTTTTTCCATGATTGTTCAAGATAAGAGTTTTTGTGCCGGACCAAAAAACTTCTGGTTGCCCTCTATTTATAGGCTTTTATTAAATAAGCCTGTCAAAATGGCTGGTCTTTACCTGAGCGAAGAAGACGGGCGCGCTTTGCTTCAGCGCATGGATGCAGCGGGAAACCCAACGCATGTTCTCTTTCTTCGCGTTAATGTTCGGGTTGTTTTTGTGGCTTTTTTGGCTAGACCAAGCGATTTTTCCAAAAGCCGAGCAGTACTAACGAGAAAAAACGATCTTGCTGGGAACGCCGTCGTTTTGCAAAACATAAAAAGTGGATCCGTCCAGTTGGATAGCCGTTTGGAATCCATCGAATATTTTGAGGATGAAGCACACACCAAGCCGATTTATACCTATCGACCCACAACCTTTTCTGCATATTAA
- the rnd gene encoding ribonuclease D, whose translation MSLITTTEALASFCASLSGCPYVTIDTEFMRERTYYSKLCLVQLSGGADKTAAIDPLAEGIDLKPLYDLLDDPSILKVFHAARQDIEIFVQATGRVPTPIFDTQVAAMVCGFGDSISYETLAATLADAKVDKSSRFTDWAQRPLSDKQIVYALGDVTHLRIVYEKLAAMLTASKRSDWVREEMAILNDPSTYTVKPQDAWKRLKSRLDKPRKLAVLREVAAWREQEAQSANLPRSRILKDEQVVDIATHAPETPAALARLRGLPNGLAEGRYGAAILKAIAHANALPLEDCPHAEKKRGMPNGASAILELLKVLLRGISDEAGVAAKLIASTDDLERLASEEEPNIKTLQGWRHTVYGETALALKRGKLALTIRSHKVTTISL comes from the coding sequence ATGAGCCTTATCACAACGACTGAAGCGTTGGCTTCATTTTGCGCCTCTTTGTCGGGCTGCCCCTATGTCACCATCGACACCGAGTTTATGCGCGAGCGCACCTATTACTCCAAACTATGCCTTGTGCAGCTAAGCGGGGGGGCGGACAAAACGGCTGCCATTGATCCCTTGGCGGAAGGCATCGACCTCAAGCCCCTTTATGATCTTTTGGACGATCCGTCTATCCTGAAGGTCTTTCATGCCGCGCGGCAAGATATCGAAATCTTTGTGCAGGCAACGGGGCGCGTCCCAACCCCGATTTTTGATACGCAAGTCGCCGCGATGGTGTGCGGCTTTGGCGATTCTATCAGCTATGAAACGCTGGCGGCCACTCTTGCCGATGCCAAAGTCGATAAATCCAGTCGCTTTACGGACTGGGCACAACGCCCCCTTTCGGACAAACAGATCGTCTATGCGTTGGGCGATGTGACGCACCTGCGCATCGTCTATGAAAAGCTGGCGGCTATGCTTACAGCCAGCAAACGCAGCGATTGGGTGCGCGAGGAAATGGCCATCCTCAATGATCCCTCCACCTATACCGTCAAACCTCAAGACGCTTGGAAACGCTTGAAGTCTCGTCTGGATAAACCCAGAAAGCTTGCCGTCCTGCGTGAGGTTGCGGCATGGCGCGAGCAAGAAGCCCAAAGCGCTAATCTACCCCGCTCCCGCATTTTAAAAGACGAACAAGTCGTGGACATCGCGACGCACGCGCCGGAAACGCCCGCCGCGCTGGCACGGCTGCGCGGCTTGCCAAACGGCCTTGCCGAAGGACGCTATGGCGCGGCCATTCTTAAAGCGATCGCCCACGCGAACGCCCTGCCCCTTGAAGACTGCCCACACGCCGAAAAGAAACGGGGCATGCCCAATGGCGCATCCGCGATTCTGGAGCTTCTTAAGGTTTTGCTGCGCGGCATCAGCGACGAAGCCGGAGTCGCCGCCAAGCTTATCGCTTCAACGGATGATCTGGAGCGCCTCGCCAGCGAAGAAGAGCCAAACATCAAAACCCTGCAAGGCTGGCGACACACGGTTTACGGAGAAACGGCGCTGGCCTTGAAACGCGGCAAGCTGGCTCTCACCATTCGGAGCCATAAAGTAACCACCATCAGCCTTTAA
- a CDS encoding ABC-F family ATP-binding cassette domain-containing protein has product MLSIQNLTYRIAGRTLLDNVSVNIPAGHRVGFVGPNGAGKSTLFKLISGELAADDGAISLIKNSTLGLVRQDFPEDGLSLIDIVLNADTERASLLIEAETTQDIDRIGYIYERLTEINAYEAPSRAAYILAGLGFDEAAQALPITSFSGGWRARVALACVLFSQPNVLLLDEPTNHLDFESMVWLENFLMRYRDTMIIISHDRDILNKTVDHIIHLDNKKLVHYTGTYDQFEKARAEKQMNQQALHEKQSAQKAQMMKFVDRFRASASKARQAQSRLKAIQKMDIVDAVMAERVTAFTFPDPQEIKSPLIRLENVEAGYTVGKPVLRKMNLTINQSDRIALLGANGNGKSTLIKLISDRLPPMGGEVHKSAKLKIGYFAQFQTDELDTALTPFETMKEAMQEPSEVKVRSALFRFGFDKHKADTKVGELSGGEKARLLFCLMSFDAPHILLLDEPTNHLDMDAREALMQALNNYAGAVILVSHDPHLVSCVADELWLVADGGCHPYDGDLDDYRKLVIQQRKQERKENKASEKPSEKAPVAVDHEKEAGRLEALIADIEEQKTALEHEIAACYAKGNEPKQLKRLEHASSKLCKEQEALEAELTRLIAQL; this is encoded by the coding sequence ATGCTTTCGATACAGAACCTAACCTACCGGATCGCCGGACGCACGTTGTTGGACAATGTTTCCGTGAATATCCCTGCGGGGCATCGCGTTGGCTTTGTGGGGCCCAACGGCGCTGGGAAATCGACGTTGTTCAAGCTTATTTCGGGTGAGCTTGCCGCCGATGATGGCGCGATCTCGTTGATCAAGAACTCGACGCTTGGCCTTGTAAGGCAGGATTTTCCCGAAGACGGCCTTTCGCTTATCGATATTGTTTTAAACGCCGATACCGAGCGTGCCTCTTTATTGATCGAGGCTGAAACCACGCAGGACATCGACCGCATTGGCTATATCTATGAACGGCTAACGGAAATCAACGCCTATGAAGCGCCGTCGCGGGCGGCTTATATCCTGGCGGGCTTGGGCTTTGATGAAGCGGCGCAGGCGTTGCCGATCACCAGTTTTTCCGGTGGGTGGCGCGCGCGTGTGGCTTTGGCGTGCGTCTTGTTCTCGCAGCCCAATGTGTTGCTTTTGGATGAGCCGACGAACCATTTGGATTTTGAATCGATGGTATGGCTGGAAAACTTTTTGATGCGCTATCGCGACACGATGATCATCATCAGCCATGATCGCGACATTTTGAATAAAACGGTCGATCACATCATTCATCTGGATAACAAGAAACTGGTTCACTACACCGGAACCTATGACCAGTTTGAAAAGGCCCGCGCTGAGAAACAAATGAACCAGCAGGCCTTGCACGAAAAGCAATCGGCGCAAAAAGCGCAGATGATGAAGTTTGTAGATCGTTTCCGCGCTTCGGCCAGTAAGGCGCGGCAAGCGCAAAGCCGCCTGAAGGCCATTCAAAAGATGGACATTGTGGACGCCGTGATGGCCGAGCGCGTGACAGCCTTCACCTTTCCTGACCCGCAGGAAATCAAGTCGCCTTTGATCCGTTTGGAAAATGTCGAGGCAGGCTATACGGTGGGAAAACCTGTTTTGCGCAAAATGAATCTGACCATCAATCAAAGCGACCGCATCGCTCTTTTGGGCGCGAACGGCAATGGCAAATCGACGCTGATCAAGCTTATATCGGATAGGCTTCCTCCCATGGGCGGTGAGGTTCATAAATCTGCCAAGCTTAAGATCGGCTATTTTGCCCAGTTTCAAACGGATGAGCTTGATACAGCCCTCACGCCGTTTGAAACGATGAAGGAGGCGATGCAAGAGCCGTCAGAGGTCAAGGTGCGCTCGGCCCTGTTCCGTTTTGGTTTTGATAAGCATAAGGCCGATACCAAGGTGGGAGAGTTATCGGGCGGCGAAAAGGCGCGTCTCCTTTTCTGTTTGATGAGTTTTGATGCGCCGCATATTTTGCTGCTTGATGAGCCGACCAACCATTTGGATATGGATGCGCGGGAAGCATTGATGCAGGCGCTCAACAATTACGCCGGTGCGGTTATTTTGGTCAGCCATGACCCTCATTTGGTTTCCTGCGTGGCGGATGAATTGTGGTTGGTGGCGGATGGCGGGTGTCACCCGTACGATGGCGATTTGGATGATTACCGGAAACTGGTGATCCAGCAGCGCAAGCAAGAGCGTAAGGAAAACAAAGCCTCGGAAAAACCGTCAGAAAAAGCGCCCGTGGCCGTCGATCATGAAAAAGAGGCGGGCCGTCTTGAGGCGTTGATCGCCGATATTGAGGAGCAGAAAACGGCGCTTGAGCATGAAATCGCCGCCTGCTATGCCAAGGGTAATGAGCCTAAGCAGCTTAAGCGTCTTGAACATGCCTCCAGCAAACTCTGCAAAGAACAAGAAGCTCTTGAGGCTGAACTCACGCGCCTGATTGCGCAATTATAA
- a CDS encoding NAD(P)/FAD-dependent oxidoreductase gives MTVSKYDVIILGAGASGLMAALRAGQRGLKVLLLDRAEQVGSKILVSGGGRCNFTNRHIAPDRYISHNPHFCLSALKGYTQHDFMALVEKHKIAYHEKTLGQLFCDASSSDIVSLLLEECLAAHVDIRLEQQIQAVEKSDVFQVETEAEVFHALSLILATGGLSIPKIGATNFSHKVASHFGLAVTETRPALVPLVFTGETLELMKSLSGVSLEVIVTCGKRSFRESMIFTHRGLSGPAILQISSYWREGQPLSINFLPDSEVETFLLDRKKSRPKAGLKTILGEVLPKRLVQGLVEDHFPPSPMGELSHKNLKAVATLLGAWTVLPTGTEGYAKAEVTLGGVSTHELNSKTMEAKKVRGLYVIGEALDVTGWLGGYNLQWAWSSGWAAGSAMALSPMSGKSI, from the coding sequence ATGACCGTTTCAAAATATGATGTTATCATTCTTGGTGCGGGGGCTTCTGGCCTTATGGCGGCGTTGCGCGCAGGGCAAAGGGGTCTAAAGGTTCTCCTTCTTGATCGCGCAGAACAGGTGGGATCAAAAATCCTTGTCTCTGGGGGCGGGCGTTGCAATTTCACTAATCGGCATATCGCGCCTGATCGCTACATTTCGCATAATCCACATTTTTGTTTATCCGCGTTAAAGGGCTATACGCAGCATGATTTCATGGCTTTGGTCGAGAAACATAAAATCGCCTATCACGAAAAGACGTTAGGCCAACTATTTTGTGATGCGTCATCAAGTGACATCGTTTCCCTGTTGTTGGAGGAGTGTCTGGCTGCTCACGTCGATATACGTCTTGAGCAACAGATACAGGCCGTAGAGAAGAGTGATGTTTTTCAGGTTGAGACTGAGGCGGAAGTTTTTCATGCTCTCTCCCTCATTCTGGCCACGGGCGGTTTGTCCATTCCCAAAATCGGGGCGACAAACTTCAGCCATAAGGTTGCGTCGCATTTTGGCCTTGCCGTTACGGAAACGCGCCCCGCCTTAGTCCCGCTGGTTTTTACGGGGGAAACGCTTGAGCTGATGAAGTCTCTTAGTGGCGTGTCTCTTGAGGTGATCGTGACGTGCGGTAAGCGTTCCTTTCGTGAAAGCATGATTTTTACGCATCGCGGCCTTTCGGGGCCGGCGATCTTGCAAATCTCTTCCTATTGGCGTGAGGGTCAGCCGCTTTCGATCAACTTCTTGCCGGACAGCGAGGTTGAAACTTTCCTTCTTGATCGAAAGAAAAGCCGTCCCAAGGCTGGCCTTAAAACTATTTTGGGCGAGGTCTTGCCTAAACGCTTGGTGCAAGGTCTGGTCGAGGATCATTTTCCTCCTTCCCCGATGGGTGAGCTGTCCCATAAGAACCTAAAGGCGGTCGCGACGCTTCTTGGCGCATGGACAGTTTTGCCGACGGGGACAGAAGGCTATGCCAAGGCCGAGGTCACGTTAGGCGGCGTTTCAACGCATGAGCTTAATTCAAAAACGATGGAGGCCAAGAAGGTTCGCGGCCTATATGTTATTGGCGAGGCGCTTGACGTAACGGGATGGCTTGGCGGGTATAATCTTCAGTGGGCGTGGTCAAGCGGCTGGGCCGCCGGTTCCGCCATGGCTCTATCGCCCATGTCGGGAAAATCGATTTAA
- the aspS gene encoding aspartate--tRNA ligase: MHPYRTHTCGQLRSEHVGQTVRLSGWVNRKRDHGGLLFIDLRDHYGMTQCVIDMSSPLMNVVEHIKNESVVTVTGKVVARPDETLNERLPTGAVELDIAEFVVQSAADPLPMQVNAEADTGEDVRLTYRFLDLRRESLQQNMKLRSEVIASLRRRMWDAGFHEYQTPILTSSSPEGARDYLVPSRVHPGKFYALPQAPQQFKQLLMIAGYDRYFQIAPCFRDEDARADRSPGEFYQLDFEMSYVTQDDIFNTIEPVLHGVFDEFGGFRREAKPAVDGIPFRRIPYDEAMLTYGSDKPDLRNPLVIVDVTSVFKRDDVEFRAFRSTIDAGGVVRAIRAPKVSDKPRSFFDKLNDWAKDIGAVGLGYIVFENGAGKGPIARFVGEEAQKELRALTGCEDTDAVFFVCDKPMVAAKMAGQARTKIAQDMDIIEKNAFRFCWIVDFPMFEYDEERKKIDFSHNPFSMPQGGIEALDTQDPLTIKAYQYDIVCNGIELSSGAIRNHLPEGMYRAFAIAGYPAEELEKRFGGMLSALKLGAPPHGGSAPGIDRIVMLLADEPNIREIIAFPLNQQAQDLMMQAPNVIDEDRLRELHIRLSLPVKKVAG, translated from the coding sequence ATGCATCCCTATCGCACGCATACCTGTGGTCAGTTACGTTCAGAACATGTCGGGCAGACGGTTCGTCTTTCAGGTTGGGTCAATCGCAAGCGCGATCATGGCGGTTTGCTGTTCATCGATCTGCGCGACCATTACGGTATGACGCAGTGCGTGATCGATATGTCCAGCCCGCTGATGAATGTGGTGGAGCATATTAAGAACGAAAGCGTCGTGACGGTAACGGGCAAGGTCGTAGCGCGTCCCGATGAGACGTTGAACGAAAGGTTGCCTACGGGCGCGGTTGAGCTGGACATTGCCGAGTTTGTCGTGCAAAGCGCCGCTGATCCCTTGCCCATGCAAGTGAATGCCGAGGCCGACACGGGTGAGGACGTGCGCCTGACCTACCGCTTCCTTGATTTGCGCCGCGAGAGCTTGCAGCAGAACATGAAGCTTCGCTCGGAGGTGATTGCTTCGCTGCGTCGCCGCATGTGGGATGCTGGCTTCCATGAATATCAAACGCCGATCCTGACCTCGTCCTCGCCAGAGGGCGCGCGGGATTATCTGGTTCCCTCGCGCGTGCATCCCGGTAAGTTCTATGCGTTGCCGCAAGCGCCGCAGCAGTTCAAGCAATTGCTGATGATCGCGGGCTATGACCGCTATTTCCAAATCGCGCCTTGCTTCCGCGACGAGGATGCGCGAGCAGATCGTTCTCCGGGCGAGTTCTATCAACTTGATTTTGAGATGAGCTACGTCACGCAGGACGATATCTTTAACACGATTGAGCCGGTTCTTCATGGCGTGTTTGATGAGTTCGGCGGCTTCCGCCGTGAGGCGAAGCCTGCCGTTGATGGCATTCCTTTCCGCCGCATCCCGTATGATGAGGCGATGCTGACCTATGGCTCGGACAAGCCCGATCTGCGCAACCCGCTTGTGATTGTGGACGTGACAAGCGTGTTTAAGCGCGATGATGTCGAATTCCGCGCCTTTCGCTCCACCATTGATGCGGGCGGCGTTGTTCGCGCCATTCGCGCCCCTAAGGTTTCCGATAAGCCGCGCAGCTTCTTTGACAAGTTGAACGATTGGGCGAAGGATATTGGCGCGGTGGGCCTTGGTTATATTGTGTTCGAAAACGGCGCGGGGAAGGGGCCTATCGCTCGTTTCGTTGGCGAGGAAGCGCAAAAGGAGCTGCGTGCGTTGACGGGTTGTGAGGATACCGATGCCGTCTTTTTCGTGTGCGATAAGCCCATGGTGGCCGCGAAGATGGCGGGGCAGGCTCGTACCAAGATCGCGCAGGATATGGACATCATCGAGAAGAACGCTTTCCGTTTCTGCTGGATCGTCGATTTCCCGATGTTCGAGTATGATGAGGAACGCAAGAAGATCGACTTTTCGCATAACCCGTTCTCAATGCCGCAAGGCGGCATAGAGGCTTTGGATACGCAAGACCCGCTCACGATCAAAGCCTATCAGTACGACATCGTGTGCAACGGGATTGAGTTGTCGTCCGGCGCAATCCGCAACCATCTTCCCGAAGGCATGTACAGGGCGTTCGCGATTGCGGGTTATCCGGCGGAGGAACTGGAAAAACGCTTTGGCGGGATGCTCTCGGCGCTGAAGCTCGGCGCGCCGCCGCATGGTGGCTCAGCCCCCGGCATTGATCGCATCGTGATGCTGCTGGCTGATGAGCCGAACATCCGTGAGATCATCGCCTTTCCACTGAACCAACAGGCACAGGATTTGATGATGCAAGCGCCCAACGTCATCGATGAAGATCGCCTGCGCGAGCTTCATATCCGCCTGTCGCTTCCCGTAAAGAAGGTGGCGGGGTAG